Below is a genomic region from Syngnathoides biaculeatus isolate LvHL_M chromosome 5, ASM1980259v1, whole genome shotgun sequence.
ACATCAAAACGGCTTGCAAATGACAGGATTTGAAATTGCAGACAGTGTGATAtagttttgattattttatatagATATTGATTCATACAGTATACTATAAGTGACCACGTTGTGGCTGATACCTGCCCAAACGGCAATTCAACTGGACGTCAAAACGTCATTTACGTACCGGTGGTGTATGAAATAGCGTAGCCTGTATTCACTCTCGCCAACGACGGTCATTACGGTTACTTCCATGCACATGAAAGAGAGCGTTGGATGATTTCAAAATTGCACACTCTCTTTTGTCACCCACACGTCCAATCTCCTTCAATTGTACTTTAGATACACACTGTGTGGTGCAAATGAAGCAAATGCTGAGAGAGTGCTCCACCTCTCTTGCCGTGATTTGAGAAGCAGCCTTACCATGGCTACTCAGAGCGATTACTCATGGGTGTGGGCAAGCCAAAAACCTGCTGGAATCGAAGGTGGAAGCAtatcttgcctttttttttagtttttttttctagaagagGAAGCATTTTGGCACAAAAAAGAGAGAATTCACTCAAAATCCTGCAAAATGCCAAATTATCCGCTATAGACTGTTTTTGACCAcatgactacatccggggcacctggccatgCTGGATGGGTTCATTCTACTGACACGctgttcactctaatgcttttgcatatagaccagagttacacaaatgttcgtacgactgttaaaagtgacgcatgatagctaaaaagactttgggaaGTTATCGGTGcgcattagatgttgtttcaagaaaccgttacgacaggaagagtgctttgatcgacaacatcgacccatatgccttgaagaaacacaaatggaccacacaactgtgggcgtcggtaacctatccagacatcgtccactatctcctcttctcgacaagcgcttataccgtggactaACTAAAGACTtgcaaaggtctggaggcctacaaccccttcatcaatggctgggttcgtcatgcggcggtatccattgtaagtatactgctaaggttagtgtaccgcacaatgcaatttaagtatgtaccgcgtgattaaaGCCAgcgtgttaaattatgttgattataccaatgaAAGAGgtgcaaattattattttcgtttttgttatcgagagggagagagagagaggttcaacTGGGATGAGTCCCAAGTGggtccacggctacatttttaactcaactcacaaaacagctagcggtgcggtaactcgtttttgcaaacttattataataaaagagaaaatacaaattttggagacctgcattgcattcacacacgagtattgtgcttggctgctagatctaatctgctaatacgagacagacgcagttgtcgccgtttgattgctaactgctccgttttcttgcactggttcttgatcacagctgccagtcgaaaaaaagacactttacatcgcccgtttgagcaaccgataatgTACCAGTGCTCCCCCATTCCtatgcctttctgaaatgattcctgttTACttacgtgtgtttacgtgaattaaccaaaccaaaatggcgccgGCGTTCTatatcggaaggtgtgtgacatcAGTCGAAAACAGCCTATAGGTGCACCGTGATAAAGCGAGGGCGCACTACATGAAATAAGGTTTTAAAATCATGAGGAATCGGGATGTTGTGTCCTTCATCTAGCATTTCTCCTATGCCTTGGCGTCTCTATACTGCAAAACACTGTATTTACGGTTAAAGGCTCTGGCACTTTACACACTGCATCGAGAGGCGCTAGCCACCAGCTAGATCATTTGCAAACAGCAGCTACTGCGTAAAATTAGTGTCTGTCAAAAATGATCGATGGCGCCTGAGAGACGGTCAAACACAGGCGGTGCTTGTGACAACACGGCAATTAACATCTCGCTGCTTTTCTAAAGTGCCCTGCAACGTCGCCGCGGTTCAGTTTGCTTTTGGGCCTCCCGCCGTGGCGAAGGAACGCGGGAGGGTGGCGGTGCTGACAACAGATGGCACGGTGGCCTCCTCCATCCACAGTCTTGGCTGATTATGGGCACAGCTGTTACTCACTCTGCACGAGTGTGCACACCCTTGTATACACGTCTTTGTTCTCAATATTGTCATAGGATAGCCATGTCTTTATGGCACGAGTGTATTTCTGTCAATGCACAAAGCTCTGATCTCACATCTGTGACGTATTTAAGCATCGTGCCACTTGCTGACAAAGACCAAGATTTCAGGCTTTCATTTTTTGAAACTTCATACAGGATTAGGGTACCCTCTAGTGGCGCTCATGATCAACGCGCGtttttcatccctccatccatccttccattttctaagtgGCTTGTCCCACCTGACTCTAGGAAAGACCCTTCACACTTCCATTCACaaacctatgagcaatttagttCTCAAATAACCTTTCATCCATGTTCTGGGGGGGTGGAAGGAAAacagagttcccggagaaaacccacgcaggcaggggagaCCGAACTTGAACCCGGTTACACGGAACTATGAGCAACCAGtcctccactgtgctgccctcatTTTTCATAAAGACATGAAATGATCCagtcacaccccccccccctaaaaaaaaaaacaaaactgaaaaactaCTCTGTGTTAGCAAAGTTGGTAATCTCAGGGCATTTGTGGAGGTCAATTTCGGGTTCCCTCTTGAAGAAGTAGGTAACCACCTAAAACACatttgtcaaagtcaaggcctgtGGGCCCCGCGAGAAGGTTTACTCTGGCCCCTGGGATGATGTTCATAATCACAAGAACCGACCCGCAGCAAACCAGCAGCACGTGGATCTTTTATACGCACTACGACTACATTTCTCACAATGCAACGGTGACGCACTGGGCAGTAGGCCGcttcatttcaatatttattagTTATAGTAATGTTAACTTTCAGATACCCATCAGAAATGGCAAAACGGAAGGGGGATATTGAGAACGGGGGTTTCAAACAGAGCGGGAGTCGGTGTACATGGTCATGGAGGTAGATGTAAAATCTCCGTGGGGAAAGTGTGGAGAAAGGAGGAAACAAtccctaaaaagaaaacaattaacATACGGATTTGAATCAAACAGAAATGGTGCAACTGTACACAGTAAGGTGCAAGtataaaaagaagacatttaatTTGAAAGGTTCTGCGCAATTAAACTTAAcattcttgggtttttttttttttttttttacaaggagaACACCATGCTTTCTTTTGCTATTTATAATGGTAAAATATTTAGTTCCACCTTGATCACTCAAAATTATAAATTTTTATGTTAATTTAGCTGGGACACATGAATGAATGCTCTCTGAGCTGCAGTGTGAGGTCTGTTAAAATTGCTGACGTGGTCACGTGCCACAAGCAGCTGTTGTTGTAAACGAGCAgtaacaatgttttgttttttcatgtgtttCCCATCCCCTCAGACCCCCTTTGCGGAAGTCATCGCACGCGCGGTGGTGGTGGTCGGCGTGTAGTTGTCCATCACACTGCGCATCCAGTTGTCGTACATGCACAGCTTGGTATAGACGCTAGGGTGCTCCTCGTTCTGACAGCCGTGACTGAACCATTGCACGCCCTGCAGCTGCCCGCCACAAACCAGGACTGCCCCTTTGTCGTTCTACACAGGTGCCATAGGATTCCATTAAGAAATTAATAATCATTGTTAAATTAAAGATAAAGGGACTGTACAGAGTTTTATTTACCccgccaaatttgaatgacgaAAACAAtcaagtatactgtatatactgagGCTccaaaatcatgtaaaaaaGACACTTCGTCCTAGTTTTCGCACACTGTCGGTAGACCCGCTCAGTGTGCTTGAATCACACCCTGCGGGTTTTTTCGCACAGTGCAGTATGTGTTGTTGTGTGCGTGTCATCAGGTAAGGCCTGAAAAATGTGTCCCACTGTGTTTAATCAGCAGTGAACTTTCCCTTAAATAGCTCCGGTGTTTGGGTACACCCTCAACACTGGGTGCTAATGAATTGAACAACCCCGTTGTTAGCTTGTTATCTCACAGGCCAGTGAACTTAATACACAATTAACCTTTTCTAAAGTGTTGTCAATCTACGCGCCGCGCATGGAGCGAGGCTTTGGAGTACTTGTCAACCCAATGCCGCTCCACGACCCCTCTCCTATGTACTAGAAGTGACTAACTAACCACTTGTAGTTAGTAGTGTGCTAGCTAGTAGCTACTTACTACTAGCTGCAAGTAGCCAGCCAACTTACAGTGGAGCCATCCCTATTGTCATTGGGTCGCGCTGTGCGCTGCATGTGCCATAATgtgaaaaacagtttaaaacTATATTGTATCTCAGTATTTGTATGTTTTCGGCACTCATCTTCCGTTATATAGAAtgcatttagaaacaaaacggGTAAATAAATGACTTTACAGTCCCTTTTAAATAAACTAAGGTAGTTTAGTGAAGAAACCGTAGGAGATTTGGGCTCACCAAGCAGTTGGTCTTGTTGGCCCCACCAGCGCACACCATGCCTATGCTCCAGAACAGGTAGTCGGGGAAGGTATTGATACAAGTTTGATCTTCCACAACAGGCACAGTCAAACACTTCAGCTGCTTCAGAGACTCATCTGTTTAAAGAAAGAGAGTGATTTTCCCTTCAATATGAGTATTTATTCAAGAGGAAGCATTTACATTATTGAAACAATTAGTCGGTCCTTGGGACAATTATTATGGCACCTGAAGCCGCTTTTATCGTCTGCAATGAAACAATATTACTGTATCTTACAGAGGAGATGACTGTCTTCATGTACATTCATGTATCTGTAGGTCTGCAACCAACCGGTGACCATGTGGTTCATTAAAACATATATTCCAAGGAATAAGATACTTTTATATAGTAAACAGTGCAGTACTATATTATGCTATGTTGTGCGGAGCGATgaggtttatttttctttcctttgaaGGCATTGCTTTGTGTGGTGACGCGAGAGTTGACTGGTTTGTTTGGCATCATTTATAGCCGCGTTTTCCATTAATGTGATGTATTGGAAATAGTTGTCGAGTTTCATTGGAATACTTTGTTAAATCCTGCGAGCCTGTGTGCAGGTATGCACTTCACGGCAGAGGAAGGTGGTAGCAGTTAACTATCTGAACAGATGCAACTTCTTGACATATTAAAGGAAGGGAGATGGTTTAATGGTGTCGGCAGCCATTGAGGCATAAATGGATTTTTGGTctggtgttttaaaaaaaaaaaaaaaagagtgataCTGGCAAAATTACCATCATCTTCTACTTCAATTGTGTATTGCATTTACTCTGTTTTAAATCCTATGTATCCTGTATGACCTTTGTTGGCATTCAGGTGATATAAAATCAAGAAACTATAAAACGTGTGTGAAATACTGGAACCCCTTGTACAATCATACTAAAACCTCAAGCGTGCCAATGAATAACATCTGCTTACATTGACTGGGAACGGTGGAGCCCCAACCGCTGACACTGCAGCTCTCTCCTGGCTGAGGGCAGCGATCCGGGAGGCCAATGGGTCGAACGTGCTGGGTCAGGCGGGCTGGCTCGGCCAGACGCACCATGGCCAAGCTGTGGAGGGGCGAGCGGTACGGGCTGTGGCGGATCACCTCCGCCACGGGGATGTGCTGCTCGGTGCCTTCGTCCACCGTCACGTCGTGTTCCCCGAGCGACGCGATGACGCTAGTTGATCTAAAGCGGTTGGAAGGGGAGTGAGCAGTTTTATTTAGGTTGGAATAAAACGACCACAAGCTGTCATTATTTAGGAGTCCCGTCCCTGCCCTAGATTCACACCAGAGTACCTCAAATAATTTCATCAACCCCTGTTGAATGGGACATACTGTGGTAAACTGACCAAGTCAAGTTTGTTCCAGGACCAGATATGTGActtcgattattttttttttatatttcaaaccAATATTctccattgaaattaatttaaaatcttaATCATTTCAATCACC
It encodes:
- the LOC133501234 gene encoding trypsinogen-like protein 3 isoform X2, which codes for MPAYAATAINCVTRQLRGCEKTFHRSTSVIASLGEHDVTVDEGTEQHIPVAEVIRHSPYRSPLHSLAMVRLAEPARLTQHVRPIGLPDRCPQPGESCSVSGWGSTVPSQYESLKQLKCLTVPVVEDQTCINTFPDYLFWSIGMVCAGGANKTNCLNDKGAVLVCGGQLQGVQWFSHGCQNEEHPSVYTKLCMYDNWMRSVMDNYTPTTTTARAMTSAKGV
- the LOC133501234 gene encoding trypsinogen-like protein 3 isoform X1, translating into MELLVLLFALGLTGASPLEDHNVCRPHSRPWQVSLHDRGTRCSGALINKWWVVTSAACAPRSTSVIASLGEHDVTVDEGTEQHIPVAEVIRHSPYRSPLHSLAMVRLAEPARLTQHVRPIGLPDRCPQPGESCSVSGWGSTVPSQYESLKQLKCLTVPVVEDQTCINTFPDYLFWSIGMVCAGGANKTNCLNDKGAVLVCGGQLQGVQWFSHGCQNEEHPSVYTKLCMYDNWMRSVMDNYTPTTTTARAMTSAKGV